One window of the Nocardia huaxiensis genome contains the following:
- a CDS encoding amino acid permease: MTATTARTATKYLSVSALGFTTAASIVTSLRGLPMMAKEEMTMFFYIGFSTVLFLIPAGLVAAELGSMYADKAGGLYAWISGAFGKPVGFWIIFLSWIQVIVFYPTGMSFAAAGVAFAFDRPDIAQNHVYVGVFAIVAFWLCTAVAFVSNQFALKVTRAGFLLGTALPGIILVLVFLWWLSTGHSIGWEHTTDPAVTVDHSGHDSPRFFPYLAGLSGLAFLAGILLNFAGVESQGVHSTELKNPAKGYPAAIMIAAAVAFGIFTLGALAVAGIVPYDKIDLNTGVFDAFTLGFDEMIHTSWPVRILSALIAYGALAGVLAWIMGPSRGVLATAHDGMLPPVLQKVNNRGVQVNILIIQGVIVTALSSIYLFMDDVSSAFFLISAMAVSLYLIIYMFMYAAAIRLRYTQPDLPRAFKIPGGTLGMWIFAGIGFLSVAFAFILAFVPPSQLPIGSPGTYIALVAGGAIVFSAVPLIIERMKKPSWVPPDEVKAKALGPSADTSHLKTG; this comes from the coding sequence GTGACAGCCACGACGGCGCGGACCGCCACCAAGTACCTGAGCGTCTCGGCGCTCGGATTCACCACCGCCGCCTCGATCGTCACCTCGCTGCGCGGGCTGCCCATGATGGCCAAGGAAGAGATGACGATGTTCTTCTACATCGGCTTCTCGACCGTGCTGTTCCTGATTCCCGCCGGGCTCGTCGCGGCCGAACTGGGAAGCATGTACGCCGACAAGGCCGGTGGCCTCTACGCGTGGATCAGCGGGGCTTTCGGCAAGCCCGTGGGCTTCTGGATCATCTTCCTGTCCTGGATCCAGGTGATCGTCTTCTACCCGACCGGCATGAGCTTCGCCGCCGCGGGCGTGGCCTTCGCCTTCGACCGCCCCGACATCGCCCAGAACCATGTCTACGTAGGCGTTTTCGCCATCGTCGCCTTCTGGCTGTGCACGGCGGTGGCGTTCGTGAGCAACCAGTTCGCGCTGAAGGTGACCCGCGCCGGATTCCTGCTCGGCACCGCGCTGCCCGGCATCATCCTGGTGCTGGTCTTCCTCTGGTGGCTGTCCACCGGGCATTCCATCGGCTGGGAGCACACCACCGATCCGGCCGTCACCGTCGACCACAGCGGCCACGACTCACCGCGCTTCTTCCCTTATCTCGCAGGGCTTTCCGGCCTGGCCTTCCTCGCGGGCATCCTGCTGAACTTCGCGGGCGTGGAATCGCAGGGCGTGCATTCCACCGAACTGAAGAATCCGGCCAAGGGCTACCCCGCCGCCATCATGATCGCGGCGGCCGTGGCCTTCGGCATCTTCACCCTCGGCGCGCTCGCCGTGGCGGGCATCGTCCCCTACGACAAAATCGATTTGAACACAGGCGTTTTCGACGCCTTCACGCTCGGTTTCGACGAGATGATCCACACCAGCTGGCCGGTGCGCATCCTGTCGGCGCTCATCGCCTACGGCGCATTGGCGGGTGTACTCGCCTGGATCATGGGCCCCAGCCGCGGCGTCCTGGCCACCGCACACGACGGCATGCTCCCGCCGGTGCTGCAAAAGGTGAACAACCGTGGCGTGCAGGTGAATATCCTGATCATCCAGGGCGTCATCGTCACCGCGCTGTCCTCGATCTACCTGTTCATGGACGATGTCAGCTCGGCGTTCTTCCTCATCTCCGCCATGGCGGTGAGCCTGTACCTGATCATCTACATGTTCATGTACGCCGCCGCCATCCGGCTGCGCTACACCCAGCCGGACCTCCCCCGCGCCTTCAAGATTCCGGGCGGCACCCTGGGCATGTGGATCTTCGCCGGAATCGGTTTCCTCTCGGTGGCTTTCGCCTTCATCCTGGCGTTCGTGCCACCGTCGCAGCTGCCCATCGGCAGCCCCGGCACCTACATCGCCCTGGTGGCGGGCGGGGCGATCGTGTTCAGCGCGGTGCCGTTGATCATCGAGCGCATGAAGAAGCCGTCCTGGGTCCCGCCGGACGAGGTGAAGGCGAAGGCGCTCGGTCCGAGCGCCGACACCTCACACCTGAAGACCGGCTAG
- a CDS encoding TetR/AcrR family transcriptional regulator: MTTATTPKGERRRQALVSAAAELLLEGGFEAVRHRSVATRADLPLASTTYYFESLEDLIARAVEFSGNAELDAMRRRVGEVTHRRRGAEATVDLVLDLLVGPDQHDEDARGQLIARYERSVASARHPELREVQLRLRAQLEELLADVLRRSDRVVRTEQIRRLVAVVDGAVVTALSELDPQPRRMARGALLEVIDIVAPPA, encoded by the coding sequence GTGACCACTGCGACGACTCCGAAAGGCGAACGGCGTCGCCAAGCGCTGGTTTCAGCCGCCGCCGAGCTACTGCTCGAGGGTGGCTTCGAGGCGGTCCGGCACCGCTCGGTGGCGACCAGGGCGGACCTGCCGCTCGCCTCGACCACCTACTACTTCGAATCCCTGGAGGATCTGATCGCCCGCGCGGTCGAGTTCTCCGGCAATGCCGAACTGGATGCCATGCGCCGCCGTGTCGGCGAGGTGACCCACCGCCGCCGCGGTGCGGAAGCCACCGTGGATCTGGTGCTCGATCTGCTGGTCGGCCCCGACCAGCACGACGAGGACGCGCGCGGGCAGCTGATCGCCCGCTACGAGCGCTCGGTCGCCTCGGCGCGGCATCCCGAGCTACGCGAGGTCCAGCTCCGACTACGCGCCCAGCTCGAGGAGCTGCTGGCCGATGTGCTGCGCCGGTCCGATCGGGTGGTACGGACCGAACAGATACGCCGGCTGGTGGCGGTGGTGGACGGGGCCGTCGTGACCGCCCTCAGCGAACTCGACCCGCAACCCCGCCGCATGGCGCGCGGGGCTCTGCTCGAGGTGATCGACATCGTCGCGCCTCCGGCCTGA
- a CDS encoding HIT family protein produces the protein MNPYTIFADIVAGRAPSSKVYEDDDVLAFMDIRPFTPGHLLVIPKVPARSLSELDPEVGGKLFRVGQQLAAALRASEVGADGVNFFLADGVTAGQEVFHVHLHVIPRTPGDGFGLRGRPTTPPRADLDYLAGSIRGALDRNAPKS, from the coding sequence ATGAATCCGTACACCATCTTTGCCGATATCGTCGCTGGTCGGGCACCTTCCTCCAAGGTGTACGAGGACGATGATGTGTTGGCGTTCATGGACATTCGGCCGTTCACGCCGGGTCATCTGCTGGTGATTCCGAAGGTTCCGGCGCGGAGCCTGTCGGAGTTGGATCCCGAGGTGGGCGGGAAGCTGTTCCGGGTGGGGCAGCAGCTGGCCGCCGCGCTGCGTGCTTCCGAGGTGGGGGCCGACGGGGTGAATTTCTTCCTCGCCGATGGCGTGACCGCCGGCCAGGAGGTGTTCCATGTGCACCTGCATGTGATTCCGCGTACACCCGGCGATGGTTTCGGGCTGCGTGGCCGGCCCACCACTCCGCCGCGTGCGGACCTCGATTACCTGGCGGGTTCCATCCGCGGAGCGCTGGACAGAAACGCCCCCAAGTCATAG
- a CDS encoding pyridoxal phosphate-dependent aminotransferase: MRIESRRSTIPPFYVMDVWKAAAERARTHGDVLVLAAGQPSTPAPRAVLRATREAMDSELLGYTETFGILALREAIAGHHRDTYGVAVEADDVVVTTGSSGAFTLIFLAAFDAGDTVVVARPGYPAYRNTLTALGCEVVELDCGPETRFQPTVAMLEALPEAPAGLIVASPANPTGTMIAPEELAALARWCDEHGTLLISDEIYHGIVYDAGFASSAEPTASAWETSRESVVIGSVSKYFSMTGWRLGWMLVPESLRPALQRLASNMTVCPPAISQYAAVHAFGAEAKAELDGHVRRYAANRQLLLTGLPKLGITDLAPADGAFYAYADIAHLTDDSMRWCQDVLDHTGVALAPGLDFDTVNGLHTVRFSFAGASADIEEALDRLERYMA; this comes from the coding sequence GTGCGTATCGAATCTCGGCGGTCGACCATTCCACCTTTTTACGTGATGGACGTCTGGAAAGCAGCAGCTGAACGGGCACGAACCCACGGGGATGTGCTGGTGCTGGCGGCCGGGCAGCCGTCCACGCCCGCGCCGCGGGCGGTGCTGCGAGCCACCCGGGAGGCCATGGATTCCGAATTGCTGGGGTACACCGAGACTTTCGGGATCCTGGCCTTGCGGGAGGCCATCGCGGGGCATCACCGGGATACCTACGGGGTTGCCGTGGAGGCCGACGATGTGGTGGTGACGACCGGGTCGTCCGGCGCGTTCACGCTCATTTTCCTGGCGGCCTTCGATGCGGGGGACACCGTGGTGGTGGCCCGGCCCGGCTATCCGGCCTACCGCAATACGCTGACCGCGCTGGGTTGCGAGGTGGTGGAGCTGGACTGTGGTCCCGAGACCCGGTTCCAGCCGACCGTGGCCATGCTGGAGGCGCTGCCGGAGGCCCCCGCGGGGTTGATCGTGGCGAGCCCGGCCAATCCGACCGGCACCATGATCGCGCCGGAAGAGCTTGCGGCACTTGCCCGCTGGTGTGACGAGCACGGGACGCTGCTCATCTCCGACGAGATCTATCACGGCATCGTCTACGACGCTGGGTTTGCTTCGAGCGCCGAGCCGACAGCATCCGCGTGGGAAACCTCCCGCGAATCCGTGGTCATCGGCTCGGTGTCGAAATACTTCTCCATGACCGGCTGGCGGCTGGGCTGGATGCTGGTGCCGGAGTCGCTGCGCCCGGCCCTGCAGCGGCTGGCCTCGAATATGACGGTGTGCCCGCCCGCCATCTCGCAGTACGCGGCCGTGCACGCGTTCGGGGCGGAGGCGAAGGCCGAGCTGGACGGGCATGTGCGCCGCTACGCAGCCAACCGGCAACTGTTGTTGACCGGTCTGCCGAAGCTGGGCATCACCGATCTGGCGCCCGCGGACGGCGCGTTCTACGCGTACGCGGATATCGCGCACCTGACCGATGATTCGATGCGCTGGTGCCAGGACGTGCTCGATCACACCGGTGTCGCCTTGGCCCCCGGCCTCGACTTCGACACCGTGAACGGCCTTCACACAGTTCGCTTCTCGTTCGCCGGGGCGAGCGCCGACATCGAGGAAGCGCTGGACCGGTTGGAACGCTATATGGCGTGA
- a CDS encoding DUF2330 domain-containing protein, which produces MLLRSTARLLAVVATVAGAGGMGLAAPASACACGGIAPPIGQTASVDDEVALLGLEGTRETIVMRLSLQSSGDNAALIVPTPAPATVTEGSAATFDELDEITAPREIVDYRWFPPSPALGRGGDGAVAPGGAANSTGAPTVVNQVRLGPLEATTLSGGDSSGVREWLNANGYALRDEVIATLQPYLSEGWSFVAMRLTGSEALRGRLNPVRLTFDTDHLVYPMRMSSAATGTQSVRLYVLNGQRVTRSDPDATSRSARTEQWQDVDFAGRISDPADADLRRLSANGNNYLTELTTTIRTPAAITSDFTFTASSAGDFQHVVRRTEVREILSIPAGYILVVSALGLIPVLAATIVLRRPTTRVG; this is translated from the coding sequence ATGCTGTTGCGTTCGACAGCGCGCCTGCTCGCGGTGGTGGCCACCGTGGCCGGGGCGGGGGGAATGGGTTTGGCCGCACCCGCTTCCGCATGCGCGTGCGGGGGAATCGCGCCGCCGATCGGACAGACGGCGAGCGTGGACGACGAAGTCGCGCTGCTGGGGCTGGAGGGCACGCGCGAGACCATCGTCATGCGGCTGTCGCTCCAGAGCAGTGGCGACAATGCGGCGCTCATCGTGCCCACACCCGCACCCGCCACCGTCACCGAGGGCAGTGCGGCGACCTTCGACGAACTGGACGAGATCACCGCGCCCCGGGAGATCGTGGACTACCGGTGGTTCCCGCCATCGCCCGCGCTGGGGCGCGGCGGCGATGGCGCGGTCGCACCCGGCGGTGCGGCCAACTCGACCGGCGCGCCGACCGTGGTGAACCAGGTCCGGCTCGGCCCGCTCGAAGCCACCACGCTCAGCGGCGGGGATTCTAGTGGCGTACGAGAGTGGCTGAACGCCAACGGCTATGCCCTGCGCGACGAGGTGATCGCCACACTGCAGCCGTATCTCAGCGAGGGCTGGTCGTTCGTGGCCATGCGGCTCACCGGCTCGGAAGCCCTGCGCGGCAGATTGAATCCGGTGCGGCTCACCTTCGACACCGATCACCTGGTGTATCCCATGCGCATGTCGAGCGCCGCCACCGGCACCCAGTCGGTACGCCTGTACGTGCTGAACGGTCAGCGGGTCACGCGCTCCGATCCCGACGCGACATCGCGGTCGGCACGCACCGAACAGTGGCAGGACGTCGACTTCGCGGGGCGCATCTCCGATCCTGCGGACGCGGATCTGCGCCGGCTCTCCGCCAACGGCAACAACTATCTGACCGAGCTGACCACCACGATCCGCACCCCCGCGGCGATCACCTCGGACTTCACCTTCACGGCCAGTTCCGCAGGCGACTTCCAGCACGTGGTGCGCCGCACCGAGGTGCGCGAAATCCTCAGCATCCCAGCGGGTTACATACTCGTGGTGAGCGCGCTGGGGCTGATCCCGGTGCTCGCCGCCACCATCGTGCTGCGGCGGCCCACGACTCGGGTCGGTTAG
- a CDS encoding alpha/beta hydrolase: protein MRRRVVAAAIFAIAASLLYPVAVAPATANAASVLRVDELNSTRSALFIDSPAMGRVIQVQVLHPAGGGSRPSYYLLDGLDPGAAQSTWTNATDAEPFFSGKNVNVVLPMGGQASYYTDWIADDPKFGRYKWETFLTEELPPIIDGYFSGNGVNAIGGLSMGGNAAFTLAVRHPGLYTAVAGYSACPDTTFAQGAMLFSIANRGGNPFNMWGGTTSPAWAEHNPALMADRLRGKTIYLSTGTGLPGPHELEIKPQLPENIFFGGPIEFGVNACVTSFEGKLKSLGIPARIDYSPVGTHSWSYWQDTLHQSWPTIAGAIGA from the coding sequence ATGCGCAGAAGAGTCGTTGCCGCAGCGATTTTCGCGATCGCCGCGAGTTTGCTGTACCCGGTTGCCGTCGCACCGGCAACCGCGAACGCGGCCTCGGTCCTACGCGTAGACGAGCTGAACTCGACCCGCTCCGCCCTCTTCATCGACTCACCCGCCATGGGCCGCGTCATCCAGGTCCAGGTGCTGCATCCGGCGGGCGGCGGATCCCGCCCCAGCTACTACCTGCTCGACGGCCTGGATCCCGGTGCGGCGCAGAGTACCTGGACCAATGCCACCGACGCGGAGCCGTTCTTCAGCGGCAAGAACGTGAACGTGGTGCTGCCCATGGGTGGCCAGGCCAGCTACTACACCGACTGGATCGCCGACGATCCGAAGTTCGGCCGGTACAAGTGGGAAACCTTTCTGACAGAAGAACTTCCGCCGATCATCGACGGCTACTTCAGCGGTAACGGCGTGAACGCCATCGGCGGCCTGTCCATGGGCGGCAACGCGGCTTTCACCCTGGCGGTACGGCATCCGGGCCTGTACACGGCGGTGGCGGGCTACAGCGCCTGCCCGGACACCACTTTCGCTCAGGGGGCCATGCTGTTCTCGATCGCCAACCGCGGCGGCAATCCGTTCAATATGTGGGGCGGCACCACGAGTCCCGCCTGGGCGGAGCACAATCCGGCGCTGATGGCAGATCGCTTGCGCGGCAAGACCATCTACCTCTCGACCGGCACCGGCCTCCCCGGCCCGCACGAGCTGGAGATCAAACCCCAACTGCCGGAGAACATCTTCTTCGGCGGCCCGATCGAGTTCGGCGTGAACGCCTGCGTCACCTCGTTCGAGGGCAAGCTGAAATCGCTCGGTATCCCGGCGCGCATCGACTACAGCCCGGTGGGCACGCACTCCTGGTCGTACTGGCAGGACACCCTGCACCAGTCCTGGCCCACGATCGCCGGAGCGATCGGGGCCTGA
- a CDS encoding S9 family peptidase, with translation MALDSGSATTNPGVAVSAPIAKKVPSERVHHGDVFVDEYEWLRDKENPEVIAYLEAENAYTEAQTGKLGPLREKIFDEIKARTQETDLSVPTRMGDYWYYSRSFEGKQYGVHCRCRVADADDWTPPKLEVDAAIEGEQILLDSNELAEGHDFFSLGAFSISHAGDLLAYSVDTVGDERYMLRFKNLETGEILADEIPGTAPGATWSLDGTHVFYQTVDESWRPDTVWRHRLGTAQAADVKVFHEPDERYWVSIGATRSEKYLVVWVGSKITSEGWILESDNPEGEFRVLIPRREGVEYSAEHAVIGGEDKLLIMHNDVIDGRKAENFVLAEAPVADPSNMRILIGHRDDVRLEDVDAFSDKLVLSYRKEALPRVAVWPLTADGYGELKEIDFDLALFSAGLGSNPEWEQPTLRMGVTSFITPMRVYDYVPGTGELLLRKEQPVLGGYNPDEYVQQRDWAVAADGTRVPISLVVRRDAPAGPKPLLLYGYGSYEASIDPGFSVARLSLLDRGMVFAVAHVRGGGEMGRLWYEHGKTLTKKNTFTDFVSCARHLIDSGVTAADRMVADGGSAGGLLVGAVANLAPESFAGILANVPFVDPLTSILDPSLPLTVIEWDEWGNPLEDKEVYDYMKSYSPYENVEAKDYPAILAITSLNDTRVLYVEPAKWVAKLRATKTGHAPLLLKTEMSAGHGGVSGRYEKWKEVAFEFAWVLDTVGLADR, from the coding sequence ATGGCTCTTGACAGTGGTAGCGCGACGACCAATCCAGGCGTGGCAGTGTCCGCGCCGATCGCCAAGAAGGTGCCGAGCGAACGCGTGCACCACGGCGATGTCTTCGTCGACGAGTACGAGTGGCTGCGGGACAAGGAGAACCCCGAGGTCATCGCCTATCTGGAGGCGGAGAACGCGTACACCGAGGCGCAGACGGGCAAGTTGGGGCCGTTGCGGGAGAAGATCTTCGACGAGATCAAGGCCCGCACGCAGGAAACCGACCTGTCGGTTCCGACTCGCATGGGCGACTACTGGTACTACTCGCGCAGCTTCGAGGGCAAGCAGTACGGCGTGCACTGCCGCTGCCGCGTCGCCGACGCCGACGACTGGACCCCGCCCAAGCTCGAGGTGGACGCGGCCATCGAGGGCGAGCAGATCCTGCTCGACTCCAATGAACTGGCCGAGGGTCACGATTTCTTCTCCCTCGGCGCGTTCTCCATCAGCCACGCGGGCGACCTGCTGGCCTACTCCGTCGACACCGTCGGCGACGAGCGCTACATGCTGCGCTTCAAGAACCTGGAGACCGGCGAGATCCTCGCCGACGAGATTCCGGGCACCGCGCCCGGCGCGACCTGGTCCCTCGATGGGACGCACGTCTTCTATCAGACCGTCGACGAGTCCTGGCGGCCCGACACCGTGTGGCGGCATCGCCTCGGCACCGCACAGGCCGCCGATGTGAAGGTCTTCCACGAGCCGGACGAGCGCTACTGGGTGAGCATCGGCGCGACCCGCTCCGAGAAGTACCTGGTGGTCTGGGTCGGCTCCAAGATCACCAGCGAGGGCTGGATCCTCGAATCCGACAATCCCGAGGGCGAATTCCGGGTGCTCATCCCGCGCCGCGAGGGCGTCGAGTACTCGGCCGAGCACGCCGTCATCGGCGGCGAGGACAAGCTGCTCATCATGCACAACGATGTGATCGACGGGCGGAAGGCGGAGAACTTCGTGCTCGCCGAGGCCCCGGTCGCCGATCCGTCGAATATGCGCATCCTCATCGGCCACCGCGACGATGTGCGCCTCGAGGATGTCGACGCCTTCTCCGACAAGCTGGTGCTCAGCTACCGCAAGGAGGCGCTGCCGCGAGTCGCGGTGTGGCCCTTGACCGCCGACGGTTACGGCGAGCTGAAAGAGATCGATTTCGATCTCGCGCTCTTCTCCGCCGGTCTCGGCTCCAACCCGGAGTGGGAGCAGCCGACCCTGCGCATGGGCGTCACCTCCTTCATCACCCCGATGCGGGTGTACGACTACGTGCCCGGCACGGGTGAGCTGCTGCTGCGCAAGGAACAGCCGGTGCTCGGCGGCTACAATCCCGACGAGTATGTGCAGCAACGCGATTGGGCCGTGGCCGCCGACGGCACCCGTGTCCCGATCTCCCTGGTGGTGCGCCGCGACGCCCCCGCCGGCCCGAAGCCGTTGCTGCTCTACGGTTACGGCTCCTACGAGGCCAGCATCGACCCCGGCTTCTCGGTGGCGCGGCTGTCCCTGCTCGACCGGGGCATGGTCTTCGCGGTCGCGCACGTGCGCGGCGGCGGCGAGATGGGCCGCCTCTGGTACGAGCACGGCAAGACCCTCACCAAGAAGAACACCTTCACCGACTTCGTCTCCTGCGCAAGGCATCTCATCGATTCCGGCGTCACCGCCGCGGACCGCATGGTCGCCGATGGCGGCAGCGCGGGCGGCCTGCTGGTGGGCGCGGTGGCCAACCTCGCGCCGGAGTCCTTCGCGGGCATCCTCGCCAACGTCCCCTTCGTCGACCCCCTGACCTCCATCCTCGACCCCTCGCTCCCGCTCACCGTCATCGAGTGGGACGAGTGGGGAAACCCGTTGGAGGACAAGGAAGTCTACGACTACATGAAGTCCTACTCGCCGTACGAGAACGTCGAGGCCAAGGACTACCCGGCCATTCTCGCCATCACCAGCCTCAACGACACCCGCGTGCTGTACGTGGAACCGGCCAAGTGGGTCGCGAAACTGCGCGCCACCAAGACCGGCCACGCTCCGCTGCTGTTGAAGACGGAGATGAGCGCCGGTCACGGTGGCGTCAGCGGCCGCTACGAGAAGTGGAAGGAAGTCGCCTTCGAATTCGCCTGGGTGCTGGACACTGTGGGCCTGGCCGACCGCTGA
- a CDS encoding DUF397 domain-containing protein, which translates to MNAIHITVQYCPQPHRSPGVEVKNRQIEPDAVWRRSDENADGVEIAFLATGNIALRDSRNPDGPILIFTPGEWAAFVAGAKDGEFNRPGT; encoded by the coding sequence ATGAATGCGATCCACATCACCGTCCAGTACTGCCCGCAGCCGCACAGGAGCCCAGGAGTGGAAGTCAAGAACCGCCAGATAGAACCCGACGCCGTGTGGCGGCGGAGCGACGAGAACGCCGACGGCGTCGAGATCGCCTTCCTCGCGACCGGCAATATCGCCCTTCGCGATTCCCGCAACCCCGACGGACCCATCCTGATCTTCACGCCGGGAGAGTGGGCGGCGTTCGTAGCCGGAGCCAAGGACGGCGAATTCAACCGTCCCGGAACGTAG
- the purB gene encoding adenylosuccinate lyase: protein MTFVPNVLATRYASPQLVRLWSPENKIVLERRLWLEVLRAQSELGIEVPAGVIEDYERVIEQVDLASIAERERVTRHDVKARIEEFNALAGHEHVHKGMTSRDLTENVEQLQIRLSLEHVYAHGVAIAARLAERATQYQPLVMAGRSHNVAAQATTLGKRFASAADELLIALTRLRELIDRYPLRGIKGPMGTAQDMLDLLGGDPAKLAQLEQKVAHHLGFKNVFTSVGQVYPRSLDHDVLSTLVQIGAGPSSFAHTIRLMAGHELVTEGFQPGQVGSSAMPHKMNTRSAERVNGLQVVLRGYGSMAAELAGAQWNEGDVFCSVVRRVALPDAFFAVDGMMETFLTILAEFGAYPAVIDRELNRYLPFLATTRILMAAVRAGVGRETAHEVIKEHAVAVALAMREQGREPDLLDRLAADDRMPLDRAALDAALADRSAFIGAAEAQTRDVVAQVQKLVDANPEAARYTPSPIL from the coding sequence GTGACCTTTGTGCCTAACGTCCTCGCCACTCGCTACGCCTCTCCTCAGCTCGTGCGGCTGTGGTCTCCCGAGAACAAGATCGTTCTCGAGCGGCGGCTGTGGCTGGAGGTGTTGCGGGCGCAGAGTGAGCTGGGGATCGAGGTTCCCGCCGGGGTCATCGAGGATTACGAGCGGGTCATCGAGCAGGTCGATCTGGCGTCGATCGCGGAGCGGGAGCGGGTCACCCGGCACGATGTGAAGGCGCGCATCGAGGAGTTCAATGCGCTTGCCGGACATGAGCATGTGCACAAGGGCATGACCTCGCGCGACCTCACGGAGAATGTCGAGCAACTGCAGATCCGGTTGTCGCTCGAGCATGTGTACGCGCACGGTGTGGCCATCGCCGCGCGGCTGGCCGAGCGGGCCACGCAGTATCAGCCGCTGGTGATGGCGGGGCGCTCGCACAATGTGGCGGCGCAGGCCACCACGCTGGGCAAGCGGTTCGCCTCGGCCGCTGATGAGCTGCTGATCGCGCTCACCCGGCTGCGGGAGCTGATCGACCGGTACCCGCTGCGCGGCATCAAGGGTCCGATGGGCACCGCGCAGGACATGCTGGATCTGCTGGGCGGCGATCCGGCCAAGCTGGCGCAGCTGGAGCAGAAGGTCGCGCATCACCTCGGGTTCAAGAACGTCTTCACCAGCGTCGGCCAGGTGTACCCGCGCTCGCTGGATCACGACGTGCTGTCCACGCTCGTCCAGATCGGTGCGGGCCCTTCGTCTTTCGCGCACACCATCCGTCTGATGGCGGGCCACGAGCTGGTGACCGAGGGCTTCCAGCCCGGTCAGGTCGGCTCCTCGGCCATGCCGCACAAGATGAACACCCGCTCGGCCGAACGGGTCAACGGCCTGCAGGTGGTGCTGCGCGGCTACGGCTCCATGGCGGCCGAGCTGGCGGGCGCGCAGTGGAACGAGGGCGATGTGTTCTGCTCGGTGGTGCGCCGCGTCGCGCTGCCGGACGCGTTCTTCGCCGTCGACGGCATGATGGAAACCTTCCTCACCATCCTGGCCGAATTCGGCGCCTACCCGGCCGTCATCGACCGCGAGCTCAATCGCTACCTGCCGTTCCTGGCCACCACCCGCATTCTCATGGCCGCCGTGCGCGCCGGGGTGGGCCGCGAGACCGCGCACGAGGTCATCAAGGAGCACGCGGTGGCCGTGGCGCTGGCCATGCGTGAGCAGGGCCGTGAGCCCGATCTGCTGGATCGCCTGGCCGCCGACGACCGCATGCCGCTGGACCGCGCGGCCCTGGATGCCGCGCTGGCCGATCGGTCCGCCTTCATCGGCGCGGCCGAGGCGCAGACCCGCGATGTGGTCGCGCAGGTGCAGAAGCTGGTCGACGCGAATCCGGAGGCGGCCCGCTACACCCCGTCCCCGATCCTCTAA